In the Candidatus Binatia bacterium genome, ACCGTGGTGCTGGATCTCGATGGCCGCGGTGAGGCGCGGGTCGACTCGGGCGTTCCCTTCCTCGATCACATGTTGGAGACATTGGCACGGCACGCCTTCCTCGATTTGGACCTCACCGCGCGCGGGGACTTGCATGTCGATCAACACCACACCGTGGAAGACGTGGGCCTGGCTTTAGGGCAGGCGCTCCGGGACGCGTTGGGCGACAAGCGCGGTATCCGTCGCTTTGGCCATGCCGTGTGCCCGCTGGACGAGGCATTGGTGCAAGCCGCCGTCGACCTCAGCGGACGGCCTTACCTTGCCTACGGGCTACAGATTCGCGCGGCCCGTGTGGGGAACTTCGACACGGAACTCGTGCACGACTTTATGCTCGCCTTGGCCAATCAGGCGGGGATGAATTTGCACTTGCACCAAACGCAGGGACGCAACGCCCACCACATCATCGAAGCGGCATTTAAGGCTCTAGCTCGGGCTCTGGATATGGCCAAGCAACTGGACCCACGCGTCGCGGGCGTGCCCTCTACCAAAGGAGTGCTGTGAGCATCGCGATTGTCGACTACGGCATGGGCAATCTCCGCTCGGTGCAAAAGGCGCTCGAGCGCGTGGGGGCGCAGGCGGTGGTGAGCCGCGACCCGCATGTGATCGCCGGCGCAGCCGGTGTCGTTTTGCCGGGCGTGGGCGCCTTTGGTGCTTGCATGGAGAATTTGCAGCGCTTCGGGCTCGAGCAGGTGGTGCTCGACGTCATCGAGCAAGGCAAGCCGTTTTTCGGCATTTGCTTAGGCATGCAGTTACTGTTCGAGGAAAGCGAGGAGTTCGGCCCCGTGCGGGGCCTCGGCGTGTTGCCTGGGAAGGTGGTCCGATTCCGCACCAGCGGGGAGCTTCCCGTGCCGCATATGGGCTGGAACCAGCTTCGGGTGCGGCCCGATGTGCCGCACCTGAAAGACGTTGCGGACGGCGCTTACGTCTACTTCGTGCACTCGTACTACGTCGTACCATCCGATCCGGCGGTAGTGGCGACCAGGACAGAATACGGCGTGGAGTTTGCGTCGGCGGTGTACTGGAGGAACATCTTTGCCACCCAGTATCACCCGGAGAAAAGCCAACGCGTGGGCCTCACCCTGCTGCGCAACTTCGTGGAACTCGTTGAGCGAGGTGCCTGAGCGGTGCCGCGTCAGCCATTGCGAATTGTGCCTGCCATCGACCTGAAGGGTGGGCGGTGTGTGCGCTTGCTGCGCGGCGAGTGGGAGCAGGAAACAGTCTACTCCGACGACCCGCTGGCGATGGCTTGGCACTGGGTGAACCTCGGTGCCGAAGTGTTGCACGTGGTCGACCTCGACGCTGCCGTGCAGGGCAGGGAGGTGAACGCGAAGATCATCGCGCGGATGTGCCGCGAAGTTCCAGCAATCATCGAGGTGGGCGGTGGTATCCGCTCCGTGGAGCGGGCGGGTGCCCTGCTCGCCGGCGGCGCAGGCCGGGTGGTGTTTGGCACCTCGGCGCTCGAACAACCGCACATCGTGCGCGCCGCCTGTGGCGAGTTTCCCGGCCGAGTGGTCGTGGGGATCGACGCCCGCGAGGGCAAGGTGGCTGTGCGCGGTTGGGTGGAACAAAGCACAGTGGAGGCTCTGGCTTTGGCGCAGGAAGTGGCGGCCTGGGGAGCGGCGCGCATCGTGTACACCGACATTGCGCGCGACGGAACGCTGGCGGGCTTGAATCTCGAGGCTACGGTCGCCCTTGCTGCTGCCGTCGATATTCCGGTGACTGCCTCGGGCGGGGTGGGCTCGCTCGACGATGTGCGCCGCCTTCGCTCGGCGGCCCCCCCGAATCTCGACGAGGTCATCATCGGCCGCGCGTTGTACAGCGGTGCAGTGGATTTTTCTGCTGCTGTGCAGGCGGGCCGAGAGTGAGGAGCGTGCCTGATGCTGGCGCGGCGCATTATTCCTTGCCTCGATGTGAAAGATGGCCGGGTGGTCAAGGGCGTGAACTTCGTTGGCTTGCGCGACGCTGGCGACCCCGTGGAAATTGCCCAGCGCTACGACGAGGAAGAAGCCGACGAACTGACCTTTCTTGATATCACGGCGTCGCACGAACGGCGGCGAATTTTGCTCGACGTGGTGGCCCGCACGGCCGAAACGGTGTTCATGCCGCT is a window encoding:
- the hisB gene encoding imidazoleglycerol-phosphate dehydratase HisB, with amino-acid sequence MGVETKAKQRRPRAAVRGGGGRVARVARKTRETDITVVLDLDGRGEARVDSGVPFLDHMLETLARHAFLDLDLTARGDLHVDQHHTVEDVGLALGQALRDALGDKRGIRRFGHAVCPLDEALVQAAVDLSGRPYLAYGLQIRAARVGNFDTELVHDFMLALANQAGMNLHLHQTQGRNAHHIIEAAFKALARALDMAKQLDPRVAGVPSTKGVL
- the hisH gene encoding imidazole glycerol phosphate synthase subunit HisH, whose product is MSIAIVDYGMGNLRSVQKALERVGAQAVVSRDPHVIAGAAGVVLPGVGAFGACMENLQRFGLEQVVLDVIEQGKPFFGICLGMQLLFEESEEFGPVRGLGVLPGKVVRFRTSGELPVPHMGWNQLRVRPDVPHLKDVADGAYVYFVHSYYVVPSDPAVVATRTEYGVEFASAVYWRNIFATQYHPEKSQRVGLTLLRNFVELVERGA
- the hisA gene encoding 1-(5-phosphoribosyl)-5-[(5-phosphoribosylamino)methylideneamino]imidazole-4-carboxamide isomerase, encoding MRIVPAIDLKGGRCVRLLRGEWEQETVYSDDPLAMAWHWVNLGAEVLHVVDLDAAVQGREVNAKIIARMCREVPAIIEVGGGIRSVERAGALLAGGAGRVVFGTSALEQPHIVRAACGEFPGRVVVGIDAREGKVAVRGWVEQSTVEALALAQEVAAWGAARIVYTDIARDGTLAGLNLEATVALAAAVDIPVTASGGVGSLDDVRRLRSAAPPNLDEVIIGRALYSGAVDFSAAVQAGRE
- a CDS encoding HisA/HisF-related TIM barrel protein, with the protein product MLARRIIPCLDVKDGRVVKGVNFVGLRDAGDPVEIAQRYDEEEADELTFLDITASHERRRILLDVVARTAETVFMPL